The proteins below are encoded in one region of Ferruginibacter lapsinanis:
- a CDS encoding serine hydroxymethyltransferase: protein MQKDTLVFDLIRKELERQRHGIELIASENFTSLQVMQAMGGVMTNKYAEGYPGRRYYAGCEIVDQTEQLAIDRLNQIFGCEYSNVQPHSGAQANAAVALAVLQPGDRILGLDLSMGGHLTHGSAVNYSGKLYEPHFYGVVKETGLVDYDTLEQKARELKPKLIICGASAYSRDWDYARIRKVADEVGALVHCDMAHPAGLIAKGLLNSPFEHCQIVTSTTHKTLRGPRGGIILMKKDFENPWGLKDVKGNIRMMSNLLDMAVFPGIQGGPLEHVIAAKAVAFGEILSDDFTVYAKQVVSNAQAMAKAFVDKGYQLISNGTDNHLMLIDLRNKNISGKKAEQALVKADITLNKNMVPFDDKSAFVTSGIRVGTAAITTRGFKEEHMGFVVDSIDKVLMNADDEQLITKVRGEVNEFMKQFVLYPELG, encoded by the coding sequence ATGCAAAAAGACACATTGGTTTTCGATTTAATCCGTAAAGAACTTGAACGTCAGCGTCATGGAATTGAGTTGATCGCTTCAGAAAATTTCACGTCACTACAGGTGATGCAGGCAATGGGTGGTGTGATGACAAATAAGTATGCCGAAGGATATCCCGGAAGAAGATATTATGCAGGCTGCGAAATTGTAGATCAGACCGAACAATTAGCTATCGACAGATTAAATCAGATCTTTGGTTGTGAATATTCAAATGTTCAACCGCATAGTGGTGCACAGGCAAATGCTGCCGTGGCTTTAGCGGTATTGCAGCCCGGTGATAGAATCTTAGGATTGGACCTAAGTATGGGCGGACATCTTACACATGGATCTGCGGTTAACTACTCAGGTAAATTATATGAACCTCATTTTTATGGTGTGGTAAAAGAAACAGGCCTGGTAGATTATGATACTTTAGAACAAAAAGCAAGAGAATTAAAACCAAAACTAATCATCTGCGGAGCCAGTGCTTATAGCCGCGATTGGGATTATGCAAGAATAAGAAAAGTAGCTGATGAAGTAGGCGCATTGGTACATTGCGATATGGCACATCCTGCCGGATTGATTGCTAAAGGATTATTGAACTCTCCATTTGAACATTGCCAGATCGTTACCTCTACCACACATAAAACACTACGTGGACCAAGAGGTGGTATCATCTTAATGAAAAAAGATTTTGAAAACCCATGGGGATTGAAAGATGTAAAAGGCAATATCCGCATGATGAGCAATCTGCTGGATATGGCTGTATTTCCTGGAATTCAAGGTGGTCCGTTAGAACACGTAATTGCAGCTAAAGCTGTTGCATTTGGCGAAATTTTATCAGATGATTTTACAGTGTATGCAAAACAAGTGGTAAGCAATGCCCAGGCAATGGCAAAAGCATTTGTTGATAAAGGATATCAATTGATCAGTAACGGAACCGATAATCATTTAATGTTGATCGATCTGCGTAATAAAAATATCAGTGGTAAAAAAGCTGAACAGGCTTTAGTGAAAGCAGATATCACCTTAAATAAAAACATGGTACCTTTTGATGACAAAAGCGCTTTTGTAACATCGGGTATTCGTGTAGGTACTGCCGCTATCACTACAAGAGGCTTTAAAGAAGAGCACATGGGATTTGTTGTTGACTCAATTGATAAAGTATTGATGAATGCTGATGATGAACAATTGATCACAAAAGTTCGTGGTGAGGTGAATGAGTTTATGAAGCAGTTTGTACTTTATCCTGAATTAGGCTAA
- a CDS encoding DUF4293 family protein, translated as MIQRIQSVWLLLVGVCAFFTIQFSFYSGTDINNIPYQKLTAATGGFLILTLTILIGLLAAITIFLFKNRNTQLWLCAAGIVTELLLLYLYYKKVTTFSQGTLSLSALLHVGILLFFILAVRGIMQDKKIIEDSDRLR; from the coding sequence ATGATACAACGTATTCAATCAGTCTGGCTTTTATTGGTAGGTGTATGTGCATTTTTTACGATTCAGTTTTCATTTTATAGCGGCACAGATATTAATAATATTCCTTATCAAAAACTAACAGCAGCTACAGGAGGATTTTTAATTTTAACCTTAACGATCCTTATCGGACTACTTGCTGCAATTACTATTTTTCTTTTTAAGAACAGGAATACACAATTGTGGCTATGTGCAGCCGGTATAGTAACAGAGTTGTTATTACTTTATTTATACTACAAAAAAGTAACTACATTTTCGCAGGGAACATTATCATTAAGTGCGTTACTACATGTAGGAATATTGTTGTTTTTTATTTTGGCCGTAAGAGGTATTATGCAGGATAAAAAAATAATTGAGGATAGTGATAGGTTAAGATAA